Proteins encoded together in one Dechloromonas sp. HYN0024 window:
- a CDS encoding CmpA/NrtA family ABC transporter substrate-binding protein encodes MDDKKLVLPDVATDKPSFSRRDFVSTALGASLMAMVPPGVRSGAWAAGSDAPEKKEVRIGFIPLTDCASVVMAAVNKFDEKYGIKIIPTKEASWASVRDKLVNGELDCAHVLYGLIYGVQMGIGGPKKDMANLMTLNTNGQAITLSNQMKDKGAIDGPSLAKLIAKKEKEYTFAQTFPTGTHAMWLYYWLAAQGVNPLKDVKTITVPPPQMVANMRVGNMDGYCVGEPWNNRAIMDNIGFTATTTQDIWTDHPEKILGTTADWVKQNPNTARAVVAAILDAGKWIDASIANKQKTAEVIAQKSYVNTDTEVIVARMLGRYQNGLGKSWDDKNCMKFFNDGAVNYPYLSDGMWFLTQHKRWGLLKDHPKYLEVAKQVNRIDIFKQGAAAAGVALPKSDMRTSKLIDGVVWDGKDPAKYADGFKVKA; translated from the coding sequence ATGGATGACAAGAAACTGGTGCTGCCGGATGTCGCAACGGACAAGCCGTCCTTTTCACGTCGTGATTTCGTTTCAACAGCCTTGGGAGCCTCTCTGATGGCCATGGTCCCTCCCGGCGTTCGCAGCGGTGCCTGGGCCGCTGGTTCCGACGCCCCCGAAAAGAAGGAAGTCCGTATCGGCTTCATTCCCCTTACTGATTGCGCCTCCGTCGTCATGGCGGCGGTCAACAAGTTCGATGAGAAATACGGCATCAAGATCATCCCGACCAAGGAAGCCTCATGGGCCTCGGTGCGCGACAAGCTGGTCAATGGTGAGCTGGATTGCGCCCATGTGCTGTATGGCCTGATCTACGGCGTGCAGATGGGCATCGGCGGGCCGAAGAAGGATATGGCCAACCTGATGACCTTGAATACCAATGGCCAGGCCATCACGCTATCCAACCAGATGAAAGACAAGGGGGCCATCGACGGCCCCAGTCTGGCCAAGCTGATCGCCAAGAAGGAGAAGGAATACACCTTCGCCCAGACCTTCCCGACCGGTACCCATGCCATGTGGCTGTACTACTGGCTGGCTGCTCAGGGTGTCAATCCGCTCAAGGACGTCAAGACGATCACCGTGCCGCCGCCGCAGATGGTCGCCAACATGCGTGTCGGCAACATGGATGGTTATTGTGTCGGCGAGCCGTGGAACAACCGCGCCATCATGGACAACATTGGCTTTACGGCGACGACGACGCAGGACATCTGGACCGATCACCCGGAAAAAATTCTCGGCACCACCGCCGATTGGGTCAAGCAGAATCCGAACACGGCACGCGCCGTGGTGGCGGCGATTCTCGATGCCGGCAAGTGGATCGATGCCTCGATTGCCAACAAGCAGAAGACGGCCGAAGTCATCGCCCAGAAATCCTATGTCAATACCGACACCGAGGTCATCGTCGCCCGCATGCTTGGTCGCTATCAGAACGGCCTGGGCAAGAGCTGGGATGACAAGAACTGCATGAAGTTCTTCAACGATGGTGCGGTCAATTATCCGTATCTCTCCGATGGCATGTGGTTCCTCACTCAGCACAAGCGCTGGGGTCTGCTCAAGGATCATCCGAAGTATCTCGAGGTCGCCAAGCAGGTCAATCGCATCGACATCTTCAAGCAGGGTGCAGCCGCCGCTGGCGTGGCCTTGCCGAAGAGCGATATGCGCACGTCCAAGTTGAT